One genomic region from Motacilla alba alba isolate MOTALB_02 chromosome 5, Motacilla_alba_V1.0_pri, whole genome shotgun sequence encodes:
- the CD6 gene encoding T-cell differentiation antigen CD6 isoform X4, producing the protein MGGLCLLLVALSAVAPARVPTETTEPPNTPTGNTSVTPGPRALRLADGRSRCEGRVELEQEGTWGTVCDDGWDMADANVVCRQLGCGRAVRAHGNAAFGRGHGPILRDEVGCKGHERDLWECPAALENDCSHKEDAGVVCSEHQEWRLSGGQDECAGRVEVFFRGTWSTVCNSTWYDTEATVLCRTLGCGDMLQRPAFRHTLPGKMTYLCGSLQPSLAQCRWVFNKSAPCYQSWAAGVICNGSQGLETPTPTAAEVTPRNVTVLHTEEGTRTLGTPAVDSPLFVLCLVLAALLLLSMLAFSTALLRLRKRSDVSSLEIPMPVLVTHSSQSRDAPSGISNDYRKTPTSLPKGSDCLVTAISKDSDSDSEYYEFSSKPPIALSTFYNSLRRHPREDLLPLRPSQDRMEPFPEGEPARPGPPLRSSSSSSSSTEPYWNGSVPPPAQGTQWHPAATGHGYGTAPPAAPAPVPSQPWVPAAPTDPDPDGSSSTSSGEWYENVQETEPPGDPSSHPGEDPVLEVGRTGSSGNSQILLMGSVSAGWSDPSCPSGEHGEDPDFSEGSDYDDVQDSAY; encoded by the exons ATGggggggctctgcctgctcttggTGGCACTTTCTGCCGTGGCACCTGCACGAG TCCCCACAGAAACGACAGAACCTCCCAACACTCCGACAGGGAACACCTCAGTGACACCAG GTCCCAGAGCGCTCCGGCTGGCGGACGGCCGGAGCCGCTGCGAGGGCCgggtggagctggagcaggaggggacGTGGGGGACGGTGTGTGACGATGGCTGGGACATGGCCGATGCCAACGTCGTGTGCCGCCAACTCGGGTGCGGCCGCGCCGTGAGAGCCCACGGCAATGCCGCCTTCGGCCGCGGACACGGCCCCATCCTCCGGGATGAGGTGGGATGCAAGGGACACGAGCGGGACCTGTGGGAATGTCCGGCCGCGCTGGAGAACGACTGCAGCCACAAGGAGGACGCCGGCGTGGTTTGctcag AGCACCAGGAGTGGCGGCTCTCCGGAGGCCAGGATGAGTGCGCCGGCAGGGTGGAGGTGTTTTTCCGCGGCACTTGGAGCACGGTGTGTAACAGCACCTGGTACGACACGGAGGCCACGGTGCTGTGCCGGACGCTGGGATGCGGGGATATGCTCCAGCGGCCTGCCTTCAGACACACGCTTCCCGGGAAGATGACGTACCTGTGCGGGAGCCTGCAGCCCTCGCTGGCACAGTGCCGCTGGGTCTTCAATAAATCCGCTCCCTGTTACCAATCCTGGGCCGCCGGGGTCATCTGCAACG GCTCCCAGGGTTTGGAGACGCCGACGCCCACAGCGGCTGAGGTGACGCCCAGGAATGTCACTGTCCTGCACA CCGAGGAGGGGACCCGGACCTTGGGGACGCCAGCAGTGGACAGTCCCCTCTTTGtcctgtgcctggtgctggccgcgctgctcctgctctccatgCTGGCCTTTTCCACTgccctgctgaggctgaggaagaggagtg ACGTGTCCTCCTTGGAAATACCCATGCCAGTCCTGGTGacccacagctcccagagccgCGACGCACCCTCCGGGATCTCCAACGACTACAGGAAGACTCCCACCAGCCTTCCCAAAGGATCAG ACTGTCTGGTCACAGCCATTTCCAAGGATTCTGATTCCGACTCGGAATATTATGAGTTCAGCAGCAAGCCTCCCATCGCCCTGTCCACCTTCTACA ACTCCCTGCGCCGGCATCCCAGGGAGGATCTTCTCCCTCTGAgacccagccaggacaggatgGAGCCATTCCCTGAGGGTG AGCCGGCCAGGCCAGGACCCCCACTccgcagctcctccagctcatcCTCATCCACGGAGCCCTATTGGAATGGCAGCGTTCCCCCCCCTGCCCAAGGCACCCAGTGGCACCCGGCAGCCACCGGCCATGGCTATGGCACAG ctccgccggcagcgcccgccccagtgccctcccagccctgggtaCCTGCAGCTCCGACAGATCCCGATCCCGacggcagctccagcacctcctcGGGGGAGTGGTACGAGAACGTGCAGGAGACGGAGCCCCCCGGAGATCCCTCCTCACATCCAGGTGAGGATCCTGTGCTGGAGGTGGGGCGCACAGGGAGTTCTGGCAATTCCCAAATCCTCCTGATGGGCTCTGTCTCTGCAGGCTGGTCAGATCCGTCCTGTCCCTCGGGGGAACACGGGGAGGATCCCGACTTTTCCGAGGGCAGCGACTACGACGACGTCCAGGACTCTGCCTACTGA